One segment of Phaeacidiphilus oryzae TH49 DNA contains the following:
- a CDS encoding metal-sulfur cluster assembly factor, with protein sequence MSKGTVSVEDLREALMDVVDPELGIDVVNLGLIYGLHVDEADTATVDMTLTSAACPLTDVIEDQARSATDGLVKDLRINWVWMPPWGPDKITDDGRDQLRALGFNV encoded by the coding sequence GTGTCCAAGGGCACGGTCTCGGTGGAGGACCTCAGGGAGGCCCTGATGGACGTCGTCGACCCGGAGCTCGGGATCGACGTGGTCAATCTGGGCCTGATCTACGGCCTGCATGTGGACGAGGCCGACACGGCCACCGTCGACATGACGCTGACCTCCGCCGCCTGCCCGCTGACCGACGTGATCGAGGACCAGGCGCGCAGCGCCACCGACGGTCTGGTCAAGGACCTGCGGATCAACTGGGTCTGGATGCCGCCGTGGGGCCCGGACAAGATCACCGACGACGGGCGCGACCAGCTGCGCGCGCTGGGCTTCAACGTCTGA
- the sufU gene encoding Fe-S cluster assembly sulfur transfer protein SufU produces the protein MKLESMYQEIILDHYRNPHGKGLRDGDAEVHHVNPTCGDEITLRVKLDGQRIEDVSYESQGCSISQASASVLNDMLVGKTLGEAQAVQEAFLELMQSKGQMEGDEEVLEDAVAFAGVSKYPARVKCALLSWMAWKDATAKALAKEAV, from the coding sequence GTGAAGCTGGAATCGATGTACCAGGAGATCATCCTGGACCACTACCGCAACCCGCACGGCAAGGGGCTGCGGGACGGCGACGCCGAGGTGCATCACGTCAACCCCACCTGCGGTGACGAGATCACCCTGCGGGTGAAGCTGGACGGCCAGCGGATCGAGGACGTGTCGTACGAGTCGCAGGGCTGTTCGATCAGCCAGGCCTCGGCGTCCGTGTTGAACGACATGCTGGTGGGGAAGACGCTCGGCGAGGCTCAGGCCGTGCAGGAGGCCTTCCTTGAGCTGATGCAGAGCAAGGGCCAGATGGAGGGCGACGAGGAGGTGCTGGAGGACGCGGTGGCGTTCGCCGGCGTCTCCAAGTACCCGGCACGGGTGAAGTGCGCCCTGCTGTCCTGGATGGCCTGGAAGGACGCCACCGCGAAGGCTCTGGCGAAGGAGGCCGTGTGA